One window of the Amia ocellicauda isolate fAmiCal2 chromosome 18, fAmiCal2.hap1, whole genome shotgun sequence genome contains the following:
- the tmem67 gene encoding meckelin isoform X3 produces the protein MQPSGCGSDQFFDISRLSCAKCGLNQITSIAGTSCVCQTGFRAVSNNGGPLSCEICPSDTKQGVTKDGFDCIRCPGDLNEDGTCHCPTGSILVERGIDGSLLEEGRCESCIGENPSFTVPDVSGGRCVRCQQSFIDTSLSCACSPTNLASGGLCFSSSNLPTPVASNINFAQLAILVQSLWFTEHLQSSAAACLMFYNLTACQALGNMCVMNMNAISSVSNDACGLFGTVFRTTAALGSVQTISYWRMNLPWLYYGDQPGLASRVLYAEPFPASFSFRGAAQNRKIQLVAAVYNARGDFLKWENIAGGTLQLCPDTSARLNAAYTFGTTYHQSCFLPVSKLLAAFPEPFFYDLYMDFSDANEEKRLWAVPVLNRNLQFNGQFVNQGDNLNNWYLTRRIFLVDTLSGRETALTDQPKVIRVATSIRIGFKLVRNTRKGEIYPPLLTVSYTDVLITDVDTQTVPVFFALEYEMDTSEAQVQTDIALGVLGGLSVLYSLLKTASWKRRVASPLIDLETILKFLLFYAGDLGNVFFAVTFGTGLYWLIFFKGQQFVSVLLPLPEQEERFVTYVGCAFGLKAVQFLHKLINQISIDIFFIDWERPKGKEFKSVEGGGATKRIASPVSIWRTYFVANEWNEIQTIRKINPAFQVIAVLFFLEVVGFSNLALRDPSSRLSRDPGSYTAPWSLILRFGVTTATWLVIGFAQMMFFTVFYERYVKDKIKQFVDLCSMSNISVLLMSNRCFGYYIHGRSVHGHADTNMEEINANFKREAENLCGQRGLLPNTDVQTFQIAISSKLRQQYDRILEPLTRRNGPSRLLDSTADSFEQSAKTYHTMNRFLTSTIDHAHPDMDYIVKDKLLLERVIGMELMEPLDKSIFYNDDSHSFSDVLFYGNEASLLIFDTLFFCVVDLGTQDLVLAAILTFVQQTVFQFIRNASGQKNMAAKSLVDKRFLT, from the exons ATG caaccgtcagggtgtGGTAGCGATCAGTTCTTTGATATTTCAAGGCTGTCTTGTGCGAAATGTGGGCTGAACCAAATCACTAGTATTGCTG GAACGTCGTGCGTGTGTCAGACTGGGTTCAGAGCTGTCTCTAATAATGGAGGACCTCTGTCCTGTGAGATATGTCCATCTGACACCAAACAG GGGGTCACTAAAGATGGTTTTGACTGTATCAGATGCCCTGGAGATTTAAATGAGGATGGAACATGCCACTGTCCTACAGGAAGTATACTTG TTGAAAGGGGCATTGATGGAAGTTTACTGGAGGAAGGGAGATGTGAGAGTTGCATTGGTGAAAATCCGTCTTTTACAGTCCCAGATGTTTCTGGAGGCAG gtGTGTCAGATGCCAGCAATCGTTTATCGATACATCTCTTTCCTGTGCATGCAGTCCAACTAATTTAGCT TCTGGAGGTTTGTGCTTTTCTTCAAGTAATCTACCAACACCAGTGGCTTCTAACATCAATTTTGCACAACTG GCTATCCTAGTCCAGTCTTTATGGTTTACTGAACATCTGCAGTCTTCAGCAGCTGCATGCTTG ATGTTTTACAACCTCACTGCCTGTCAAGCCCTTGGGAACATGTGTGTGATGAACATGAATGCCATCAGCAGTGTCAGTAATGATGCCTGTGGGCTCTTCGGCACCGTCTTCAGAACCACTGCGGCTTTGGGATCTGTGCAGACAATATCCTACTG GAGGATGAACCTCCCATGGCTGTATTATGGTGACCAGCCAGGTTTAGCCTCCCGGGTCCTTTATGCAGAGCCTTTCCCAGCAAGCTTTAGTTTCAGGGGTGCAGCCCAG AACAGAAAGATCCAATTGGTTGCAGCTGTTTACAATGCAAGAGGTGATTTCTTAAAATGGGAGAATATTGCTGGaggtacattgcag CTCTGTCCTGATACCTCAGCCAGACTCAATGCTGCTTACACATTTGGAACTACATATCATCAGAGT TGCTTCCTGCCAGTCTCAAAGCTTTTAGCAGCTTTTCCAGAGCCCTTCTTCTATGACCTCTACATGGACTTCAGTGATGCAAATGAAGAGAAAAGGCTCTGGGCTGTGCCTGTTCTGAACCGGAACCTACAGTTTAATGGACAATTCGTAAACCAAG GAGATAATTTGAATAACTGGTATCTGACACGTCGGATTTTTCTGGTGGATACCTTGAGTGGCCGCGAAACTGCATTAACAGATCAACCCAAAGTCATACGTGTTGCAACAAGTATAAGAATAGG TTTCAAGCTGGTACGCAACACTCGGAAAGGAGAAATCTATCCACCGCTGCTCACTGTCTCTTATACAGATGTTCTCATCACAGATgttgacacacagactgttccG GTATTCTTTGCATTGGAGTATGAAATGGATACAAGTGAAGCTCAGGTCCAAACTGAT ATTGCCTTAGGAGTCCTTGGAGGCTTATCTGTTTTGTATTCCCTCCTGAAAACTGCAAGCTGGAAACGAAGAGTAGCATCACCTTTAATTGACTTAGAG aCCATTCTAAAGTTTCTGCTCTTTTATGCTGGGGACttaggaaatgttttctttgccGTTACATTTGGAACTGGACTCTATTGGCTCATTTTCTTTAAG GGTCAGCAGTTTGTGTCAGTTCTGTTGCCTTTGCCAGAACAGGAAGAGCGGTTTGTTACTTATGTTGGCTGTGCATTCGGACTGaag gcAGTCCAGTTTCTGCACAAACTAATAAACCAGATATCTATTGACATCTTCTTCATTGACTGGGAGAGGCCTAAGGGAAAGGAGTTTAAGTCTGTAGAAG GTGGAGGCGCCACTAAAAGGATCGCTTCTCCTGTGAGCATCTGGAGGACATACTTTGTGGCCAATGAGTGGAATGAGATCCAGACAATACGGAAAATCAATCCTGCGTTTCAGGTCATCGCAGTCCTTTTCTTTCTTGAG GTTGTTGGCTTCTCAAACCTGGCATTGAGAGATCCTTCGTCTCGTCTCAGCAGAGATCCTGGGAGTTACACTGCCCCCTGGAGCCTAATTCTGAGATTTGGTGTAACCACTGCCACGTGGCTCGTGATTGGATTTGCACAG ATGATGTTCTTCACAGTATTTTATGAAAGATAtgtaaaagacaaaataaagcaGTTTGTTGACCTTTGCTCTATGAGTAAT ATTTCTGTGCTGCTGATGTCGAACCGATGTTTTGGGTATTACATCCACGGGCGTTCGGTCCATGGCCACGCAGACACCAACATGGAGGAGATTAACGCCAATTTCAAAAGAGAAGCG GAAAACCTGTGTGGTCAGAGAGGTCTGCTTCCAAACACTGACGTTCAGACCTTTCAGATCGCCATTTCATCCAAACTCAGACAGCAGTATGACAGGATCTTGGAACCATTGACAAGG AGAAATGGTCCGTCTCGACTTTTAGATTCAACTGCCGATTCTTTCGAGCAGAGCGCCAAGACCTATCACACAATGAACAGATTCCTCACCTCCACCATCGACCAT GCACATCCCGACATGGACTACATAGTTAAGGACAAGCTGCTGCTTGAACGAGTTATTGGAATGGAACTCATGGAGCCGCTCGATAAAAGCATATTTTATAATg ACGATTCCCATTCATTCAGTGATGTTCTTTTCTATGGTAATGAAGCCAGTCTTCTTATTTTCGACACACTATTCTTCTGTGTTGTGGATCTGGGAACTCAAGATCTTGTCTTAGCAGCTATCCTGACTTTTGTGCAACAAACG GTATTTCAGTTCATTCGTAATGCAAGTGGACAGAAAAATATGGCTGCCAAGTCCCTGGTTGATAAAAGATTCCTCACATAG
- the tmem67 gene encoding meckelin isoform X2 encodes MGASPAPALQSPDPKLGNCGSPEEHQHQAMATGTPQLCTYTSLLFVLFNSDVYHCQPFSIPFQQPSGCGSDQFFDISRLSCAKCGLNQITSIAGTSCVCQTGFRAVSNNGGPLSCEICPSDTKQGVTKDGFDCIRCPGDLNEDGTCHCPTGSILVERGIDGSLLEEGRCESCIGENPSFTVPDVSGGRCVRCQQSFIDTSLSCACSPTNLASGGLCFSSSNLPTPVASNINFAQLAILVQSLWFTEHLQSSAAACLMFYNLTACQALGNMCVMNMNAISSVSNDACGLFGTVFRTTAALGSVQTISYWRMNLPWLYYGDQPGLASRVLYAEPFPASFSFRGAAQNRKIQLVAAVYNARGDFLKWENIAGGTLQLCPDTSARLNAAYTFGTTYHQSCFLPVSKLLAAFPEPFFYDLYMDFSDANEEKRLWAVPVLNRNLQFNGQFVNQGDNLNNWYLTRRIFLVDTLSGRETALTDQPKVIRVATSIRIGFKLVRNTRKGEIYPPLLTVSYTDVLITDVDTQTVPVFFALEYEMDTSEAQVQTDTILKFLLFYAGDLGNVFFAVTFGTGLYWLIFFKGQQFVSVLLPLPEQEERFVTYVGCAFGLKAVQFLHKLINQISIDIFFIDWERPKGKEFKSVEGGGATKRIASPVSIWRTYFVANEWNEIQTIRKINPAFQVIAVLFFLEVVGFSNLALRDPSSRLSRDPGSYTAPWSLILRFGVTTATWLVIGFAQMMFFTVFYERYVKDKIKQFVDLCSMSNISVLLMSNRCFGYYIHGRSVHGHADTNMEEINANFKREAENLCGQRGLLPNTDVQTFQIAISSKLRQQYDRILEPLTRRNGPSRLLDSTADSFEQSAKTYHTMNRFLTSTIDHAHPDMDYIVKDKLLLERVIGMELMEPLDKSIFYNDDSHSFSDVLFYGNEASLLIFDTLFFCVVDLGTQDLVLAAILTFVQQTVFQFIRNASGQKNMAAKSLVDKRFLT; translated from the exons ATGGGAGCATCTCCAGCCCCAGCCCTGCAGAGCCCTGATCCCAAACTGGGGAATTGTGGGAGCCCGGAAGAGCATCAGCACCAAGCCATGGCGACGGGAACGCCACAGCTCTGCACTTATACATCTCTTTTATTCGTCTTGTTCAATTCAGATGTTTACCATTGCCAACCATTTTCCATCCCCTttcagcaaccgtcagggtgtGGTAGCGATCAGTTCTTTGATATTTCAAGGCTGTCTTGTGCGAAATGTGGGCTGAACCAAATCACTAGTATTGCTG GAACGTCGTGCGTGTGTCAGACTGGGTTCAGAGCTGTCTCTAATAATGGAGGACCTCTGTCCTGTGAGATATGTCCATCTGACACCAAACAG GGGGTCACTAAAGATGGTTTTGACTGTATCAGATGCCCTGGAGATTTAAATGAGGATGGAACATGCCACTGTCCTACAGGAAGTATACTTG TTGAAAGGGGCATTGATGGAAGTTTACTGGAGGAAGGGAGATGTGAGAGTTGCATTGGTGAAAATCCGTCTTTTACAGTCCCAGATGTTTCTGGAGGCAG gtGTGTCAGATGCCAGCAATCGTTTATCGATACATCTCTTTCCTGTGCATGCAGTCCAACTAATTTAGCT TCTGGAGGTTTGTGCTTTTCTTCAAGTAATCTACCAACACCAGTGGCTTCTAACATCAATTTTGCACAACTG GCTATCCTAGTCCAGTCTTTATGGTTTACTGAACATCTGCAGTCTTCAGCAGCTGCATGCTTG ATGTTTTACAACCTCACTGCCTGTCAAGCCCTTGGGAACATGTGTGTGATGAACATGAATGCCATCAGCAGTGTCAGTAATGATGCCTGTGGGCTCTTCGGCACCGTCTTCAGAACCACTGCGGCTTTGGGATCTGTGCAGACAATATCCTACTG GAGGATGAACCTCCCATGGCTGTATTATGGTGACCAGCCAGGTTTAGCCTCCCGGGTCCTTTATGCAGAGCCTTTCCCAGCAAGCTTTAGTTTCAGGGGTGCAGCCCAG AACAGAAAGATCCAATTGGTTGCAGCTGTTTACAATGCAAGAGGTGATTTCTTAAAATGGGAGAATATTGCTGGaggtacattgcag CTCTGTCCTGATACCTCAGCCAGACTCAATGCTGCTTACACATTTGGAACTACATATCATCAGAGT TGCTTCCTGCCAGTCTCAAAGCTTTTAGCAGCTTTTCCAGAGCCCTTCTTCTATGACCTCTACATGGACTTCAGTGATGCAAATGAAGAGAAAAGGCTCTGGGCTGTGCCTGTTCTGAACCGGAACCTACAGTTTAATGGACAATTCGTAAACCAAG GAGATAATTTGAATAACTGGTATCTGACACGTCGGATTTTTCTGGTGGATACCTTGAGTGGCCGCGAAACTGCATTAACAGATCAACCCAAAGTCATACGTGTTGCAACAAGTATAAGAATAGG TTTCAAGCTGGTACGCAACACTCGGAAAGGAGAAATCTATCCACCGCTGCTCACTGTCTCTTATACAGATGTTCTCATCACAGATgttgacacacagactgttccG GTATTCTTTGCATTGGAGTATGAAATGGATACAAGTGAAGCTCAGGTCCAAACTGAT aCCATTCTAAAGTTTCTGCTCTTTTATGCTGGGGACttaggaaatgttttctttgccGTTACATTTGGAACTGGACTCTATTGGCTCATTTTCTTTAAG GGTCAGCAGTTTGTGTCAGTTCTGTTGCCTTTGCCAGAACAGGAAGAGCGGTTTGTTACTTATGTTGGCTGTGCATTCGGACTGaag gcAGTCCAGTTTCTGCACAAACTAATAAACCAGATATCTATTGACATCTTCTTCATTGACTGGGAGAGGCCTAAGGGAAAGGAGTTTAAGTCTGTAGAAG GTGGAGGCGCCACTAAAAGGATCGCTTCTCCTGTGAGCATCTGGAGGACATACTTTGTGGCCAATGAGTGGAATGAGATCCAGACAATACGGAAAATCAATCCTGCGTTTCAGGTCATCGCAGTCCTTTTCTTTCTTGAG GTTGTTGGCTTCTCAAACCTGGCATTGAGAGATCCTTCGTCTCGTCTCAGCAGAGATCCTGGGAGTTACACTGCCCCCTGGAGCCTAATTCTGAGATTTGGTGTAACCACTGCCACGTGGCTCGTGATTGGATTTGCACAG ATGATGTTCTTCACAGTATTTTATGAAAGATAtgtaaaagacaaaataaagcaGTTTGTTGACCTTTGCTCTATGAGTAAT ATTTCTGTGCTGCTGATGTCGAACCGATGTTTTGGGTATTACATCCACGGGCGTTCGGTCCATGGCCACGCAGACACCAACATGGAGGAGATTAACGCCAATTTCAAAAGAGAAGCG GAAAACCTGTGTGGTCAGAGAGGTCTGCTTCCAAACACTGACGTTCAGACCTTTCAGATCGCCATTTCATCCAAACTCAGACAGCAGTATGACAGGATCTTGGAACCATTGACAAGG AGAAATGGTCCGTCTCGACTTTTAGATTCAACTGCCGATTCTTTCGAGCAGAGCGCCAAGACCTATCACACAATGAACAGATTCCTCACCTCCACCATCGACCAT GCACATCCCGACATGGACTACATAGTTAAGGACAAGCTGCTGCTTGAACGAGTTATTGGAATGGAACTCATGGAGCCGCTCGATAAAAGCATATTTTATAATg ACGATTCCCATTCATTCAGTGATGTTCTTTTCTATGGTAATGAAGCCAGTCTTCTTATTTTCGACACACTATTCTTCTGTGTTGTGGATCTGGGAACTCAAGATCTTGTCTTAGCAGCTATCCTGACTTTTGTGCAACAAACG GTATTTCAGTTCATTCGTAATGCAAGTGGACAGAAAAATATGGCTGCCAAGTCCCTGGTTGATAAAAGATTCCTCACATAG
- the tmem67 gene encoding meckelin isoform X1 → MGASPAPALQSPDPKLGNCGSPEEHQHQAMATGTPQLCTYTSLLFVLFNSDVYHCQPFSIPFQQPSGCGSDQFFDISRLSCAKCGLNQITSIAGTSCVCQTGFRAVSNNGGPLSCEICPSDTKQGVTKDGFDCIRCPGDLNEDGTCHCPTGSILVERGIDGSLLEEGRCESCIGENPSFTVPDVSGGRCVRCQQSFIDTSLSCACSPTNLASGGLCFSSSNLPTPVASNINFAQLAILVQSLWFTEHLQSSAAACLMFYNLTACQALGNMCVMNMNAISSVSNDACGLFGTVFRTTAALGSVQTISYWRMNLPWLYYGDQPGLASRVLYAEPFPASFSFRGAAQNRKIQLVAAVYNARGDFLKWENIAGGTLQLCPDTSARLNAAYTFGTTYHQSCFLPVSKLLAAFPEPFFYDLYMDFSDANEEKRLWAVPVLNRNLQFNGQFVNQGDNLNNWYLTRRIFLVDTLSGRETALTDQPKVIRVATSIRIGFKLVRNTRKGEIYPPLLTVSYTDVLITDVDTQTVPVFFALEYEMDTSEAQVQTDIALGVLGGLSVLYSLLKTASWKRRVASPLIDLETILKFLLFYAGDLGNVFFAVTFGTGLYWLIFFKGQQFVSVLLPLPEQEERFVTYVGCAFGLKAVQFLHKLINQISIDIFFIDWERPKGKEFKSVEGGGATKRIASPVSIWRTYFVANEWNEIQTIRKINPAFQVIAVLFFLEVVGFSNLALRDPSSRLSRDPGSYTAPWSLILRFGVTTATWLVIGFAQMMFFTVFYERYVKDKIKQFVDLCSMSNISVLLMSNRCFGYYIHGRSVHGHADTNMEEINANFKREAENLCGQRGLLPNTDVQTFQIAISSKLRQQYDRILEPLTRRNGPSRLLDSTADSFEQSAKTYHTMNRFLTSTIDHAHPDMDYIVKDKLLLERVIGMELMEPLDKSIFYNDDSHSFSDVLFYGNEASLLIFDTLFFCVVDLGTQDLVLAAILTFVQQTVFQFIRNASGQKNMAAKSLVDKRFLT, encoded by the exons ATGGGAGCATCTCCAGCCCCAGCCCTGCAGAGCCCTGATCCCAAACTGGGGAATTGTGGGAGCCCGGAAGAGCATCAGCACCAAGCCATGGCGACGGGAACGCCACAGCTCTGCACTTATACATCTCTTTTATTCGTCTTGTTCAATTCAGATGTTTACCATTGCCAACCATTTTCCATCCCCTttcagcaaccgtcagggtgtGGTAGCGATCAGTTCTTTGATATTTCAAGGCTGTCTTGTGCGAAATGTGGGCTGAACCAAATCACTAGTATTGCTG GAACGTCGTGCGTGTGTCAGACTGGGTTCAGAGCTGTCTCTAATAATGGAGGACCTCTGTCCTGTGAGATATGTCCATCTGACACCAAACAG GGGGTCACTAAAGATGGTTTTGACTGTATCAGATGCCCTGGAGATTTAAATGAGGATGGAACATGCCACTGTCCTACAGGAAGTATACTTG TTGAAAGGGGCATTGATGGAAGTTTACTGGAGGAAGGGAGATGTGAGAGTTGCATTGGTGAAAATCCGTCTTTTACAGTCCCAGATGTTTCTGGAGGCAG gtGTGTCAGATGCCAGCAATCGTTTATCGATACATCTCTTTCCTGTGCATGCAGTCCAACTAATTTAGCT TCTGGAGGTTTGTGCTTTTCTTCAAGTAATCTACCAACACCAGTGGCTTCTAACATCAATTTTGCACAACTG GCTATCCTAGTCCAGTCTTTATGGTTTACTGAACATCTGCAGTCTTCAGCAGCTGCATGCTTG ATGTTTTACAACCTCACTGCCTGTCAAGCCCTTGGGAACATGTGTGTGATGAACATGAATGCCATCAGCAGTGTCAGTAATGATGCCTGTGGGCTCTTCGGCACCGTCTTCAGAACCACTGCGGCTTTGGGATCTGTGCAGACAATATCCTACTG GAGGATGAACCTCCCATGGCTGTATTATGGTGACCAGCCAGGTTTAGCCTCCCGGGTCCTTTATGCAGAGCCTTTCCCAGCAAGCTTTAGTTTCAGGGGTGCAGCCCAG AACAGAAAGATCCAATTGGTTGCAGCTGTTTACAATGCAAGAGGTGATTTCTTAAAATGGGAGAATATTGCTGGaggtacattgcag CTCTGTCCTGATACCTCAGCCAGACTCAATGCTGCTTACACATTTGGAACTACATATCATCAGAGT TGCTTCCTGCCAGTCTCAAAGCTTTTAGCAGCTTTTCCAGAGCCCTTCTTCTATGACCTCTACATGGACTTCAGTGATGCAAATGAAGAGAAAAGGCTCTGGGCTGTGCCTGTTCTGAACCGGAACCTACAGTTTAATGGACAATTCGTAAACCAAG GAGATAATTTGAATAACTGGTATCTGACACGTCGGATTTTTCTGGTGGATACCTTGAGTGGCCGCGAAACTGCATTAACAGATCAACCCAAAGTCATACGTGTTGCAACAAGTATAAGAATAGG TTTCAAGCTGGTACGCAACACTCGGAAAGGAGAAATCTATCCACCGCTGCTCACTGTCTCTTATACAGATGTTCTCATCACAGATgttgacacacagactgttccG GTATTCTTTGCATTGGAGTATGAAATGGATACAAGTGAAGCTCAGGTCCAAACTGAT ATTGCCTTAGGAGTCCTTGGAGGCTTATCTGTTTTGTATTCCCTCCTGAAAACTGCAAGCTGGAAACGAAGAGTAGCATCACCTTTAATTGACTTAGAG aCCATTCTAAAGTTTCTGCTCTTTTATGCTGGGGACttaggaaatgttttctttgccGTTACATTTGGAACTGGACTCTATTGGCTCATTTTCTTTAAG GGTCAGCAGTTTGTGTCAGTTCTGTTGCCTTTGCCAGAACAGGAAGAGCGGTTTGTTACTTATGTTGGCTGTGCATTCGGACTGaag gcAGTCCAGTTTCTGCACAAACTAATAAACCAGATATCTATTGACATCTTCTTCATTGACTGGGAGAGGCCTAAGGGAAAGGAGTTTAAGTCTGTAGAAG GTGGAGGCGCCACTAAAAGGATCGCTTCTCCTGTGAGCATCTGGAGGACATACTTTGTGGCCAATGAGTGGAATGAGATCCAGACAATACGGAAAATCAATCCTGCGTTTCAGGTCATCGCAGTCCTTTTCTTTCTTGAG GTTGTTGGCTTCTCAAACCTGGCATTGAGAGATCCTTCGTCTCGTCTCAGCAGAGATCCTGGGAGTTACACTGCCCCCTGGAGCCTAATTCTGAGATTTGGTGTAACCACTGCCACGTGGCTCGTGATTGGATTTGCACAG ATGATGTTCTTCACAGTATTTTATGAAAGATAtgtaaaagacaaaataaagcaGTTTGTTGACCTTTGCTCTATGAGTAAT ATTTCTGTGCTGCTGATGTCGAACCGATGTTTTGGGTATTACATCCACGGGCGTTCGGTCCATGGCCACGCAGACACCAACATGGAGGAGATTAACGCCAATTTCAAAAGAGAAGCG GAAAACCTGTGTGGTCAGAGAGGTCTGCTTCCAAACACTGACGTTCAGACCTTTCAGATCGCCATTTCATCCAAACTCAGACAGCAGTATGACAGGATCTTGGAACCATTGACAAGG AGAAATGGTCCGTCTCGACTTTTAGATTCAACTGCCGATTCTTTCGAGCAGAGCGCCAAGACCTATCACACAATGAACAGATTCCTCACCTCCACCATCGACCAT GCACATCCCGACATGGACTACATAGTTAAGGACAAGCTGCTGCTTGAACGAGTTATTGGAATGGAACTCATGGAGCCGCTCGATAAAAGCATATTTTATAATg ACGATTCCCATTCATTCAGTGATGTTCTTTTCTATGGTAATGAAGCCAGTCTTCTTATTTTCGACACACTATTCTTCTGTGTTGTGGATCTGGGAACTCAAGATCTTGTCTTAGCAGCTATCCTGACTTTTGTGCAACAAACG GTATTTCAGTTCATTCGTAATGCAAGTGGACAGAAAAATATGGCTGCCAAGTCCCTGGTTGATAAAAGATTCCTCACATAG
- the rbm12bb gene encoding RNA binding motif protein 12Bb: MAVVIRLQGLRISAGSEDIRSFFTGLKIPDGGVHIIGGDLEEAFIIFASDEDARRAMIRSGGCIKGSPVHLQLSSKTEMQNVLEASAKKPEASKRRIYNERPGFRRSETKTVPSAFTKNLSVEVRRMDPLGMAAVSGPSASGPNSIRPPRKVIPNNNDGFYLHLHGMPFSATEVDVRRFFQGLDVEDVLLMKNHRGQNNGRGIVKFSSLHDANEGLKLDREYIGSRFVEVNSCTEKEWINAGGHVGPLVDKAVGYEPGPSASYLERYSKEKSRSRSPVDCRSRSSSPSNEEYCVLVENLSYSVEKSDIKNFFQPVVLHDDQVLHLHDKNGKRTRAAFVLFKSLRDYCSGLGRHKESLAHRTTYVSPISKEKMVEMLDSMEQKLEEYRERSSRSREKSQRSQRSNYLSERVCIYVRNLPFDVRKVEVKDFFQNFGISEFCIHLLFDDKGNGLGEALVKFESEEEAAKAEYLNGQRFLGSEVMLKRISREQMQEFGVPDFLSQDQPREDSPLVYLSQNEKSKFSDIPQAAPTLKDLPNSVGSGNAFDSGMNNSDVFFDGGGGPGHSGFGNPGQYDGPTCLKLINLPLKITIDEIYDFCYGYRVIPGSVSLQYTRKGIPKGSATVVFQTWREAKTALQELSGRPIGTRKIRLSFV, encoded by the coding sequence ATGGCGGTGGTCATCCGTTTACAGGGGCTCAGAATCAGTGCTGGTTCTGAGGATATACGCAGTTTCTTCACTGGACTGAAAATCCCTGATGGTGGGGTGCACATTATTGGTGGAGACCTCGAAGAAGCTTTTATTATATTTGCCTCCGATGAAGATGCAAGGCGTGCCATGATCCGCTCAGGAGGATGCATTAAAGGGTCTCCGGTTCATCTCCAACTAAGCAGCAAGACAGAAATGCAAAATGTTCTTGAAGCAAGTGCAAAAAAACCAGAAGCAAGTAAAAGAAGGATTTATAATGAAAGGCCAGGATTCAGAAGGTCTGAAACCAAGACAGTCCCTTCAGCCTTTACAAAAAATCTGTCGGTGGAGGTCAGAAGAATGGACCCTCTGGGTATGGCTGCTGTTTCAGGCCCAAGTGCTTCGGGTCCGAATAGTATTCGCCCACCAAGGAAGGTGATTCCAAACAATAATGATGGCTTCTACTTGCATTTACATGGAATGCCATTTTCTGCTACAGAAGTAGATGTTAGAAGGTTTTTCCAAGGTTTAGATGTGGAGGATGTCCTTTTGATGAAAAACCACCGTGGACAAAATAATGGGAGGGGTATTGTTAAGTTTTCATCTCTGCATGATGCAAATGAGGGCCTTAAACTGGACCGTGAGTACATTGGGTCTCGATTTGTTGAAGTGAATTCCTGTACAGAGAAAGAGTGGATAAATGCAGGGGGTCATGTAGGACCACTTGTAGATAAAGCTGTTGGGTATGAACCAGGGCCATCAGCATCTTATCTAGAAAGATATTCCAAAGAGAAGTCGAGGTCTAGGTCGCCAGTGGATTGCAGATCCCGATCGTCTTCACCTTCTAATGAGGAGTATTGTGTGCTGGTGGAAAACCTTTCATACTCTGTTGAAAAGAGTGATATTAAGAATTTCTTCCAGCCTGTGGTCTTGCATGATGACCAGGTTCTGCATTTGCATGACAAGAATGGGAAAAGAACAAGGGCAGCTTTCGTGCTGTTCAAGAGTCTGAGGGATTACTGCTCTGGCTTAGGACGCCACAAAGAAAGCCTGGCCCACCGTACGACATACGTTTCCCCCATTTCGAAGGAGAAAATGGTGGAAATGCTAGACTCTATGGAGCAGAAGTTGGAGGAGTACCGTGAAAGGTCTAGTAGATCCCGTGAAAAATCTCAGCGTTCACAAAGAAGCAATTACCTGTCTGAACGGGTATGCATTTATGTGCGAAACCTGCCTTTCGATGTGCGCAAAGTGGAGGTTAAGGACTTCTTCCAGAACTTTGGGATATCTGAGTTTTGCATTCACTTGCTCTTTGATGACAAAGGAAACGGTCTTGGCGAGGCTTTGGTAAAATTTGAGTCTGAGGAAGAGGCAGCAAAGGCGGAATATTTGAATGGGCAGAGGTTTCTTGGATCTGAGGTGATGCTGAAACGCATTTCAAGAGAACAAATGCAGGAATTTGGTGTTCCAGATTTTTTAAGCCAGGACCAACCAAGAGAGGATAGTCCTCTGGTATACCTAAGTCAGAATGAGAAATCAAAATTTTCTGATATTCCTCAAGCTGCTCCCACTCTGAAGGACTTGCCAAATTCTGTGGGAAGCGGCAATGCTTTTGATTCAGGAATGAACAACTCTGATGTGTTCTTTGATGGAGGAGGTGGTCCTGGACACAGTGGATTTGGTAATCCCGGACAATATGATGGCCCTACGTGTTTGAAGCTGATTAATTTACCTCTAAAAATAACTATAGATGAAATCTATGACTTCTGCTATGGGTACCGTGTCATTCCAGGGTCTGTTTCATTACAGTACACCAGAAAAGGTATTCCAAAAGGTTCTGCGACTGTTGTTTTTCAAACCTGGCGAGAAGCGAAGACCGCATTGCAAGAACTAAGCGGAAGACCAATTGGAACCCGTAAAATTCGGTTAAGTTTTGTTTAA